The sequence GTGCTCTTCCTTTCGGTTCAGGATAAAGTGGCAACCGGAATATGGGGTGGAATTTTACTTGTGATCTTTGCTCTTTCTCTCATCAACAAATCGTacgtttaattttttcaaatttaaaattagcaATCTAAAAAATGTATAATCTTGTTTTAATCAAGGCTGAATTCCAGCGGAACTATCAGGATCGCCGTACTGATCGTTTCACTGATCGGTGTCATGATGATCGCGCTCTACTCGTGGAGCATCCATTCCTACCACGAATTCATTGGCTGTCACTCATTTTTCGACTTTGTTTACATATGTAAGTCTTAATTGAACATTTTCATggaatttttttacgattattGTTTCTAATTTATTAGGTCCGAACAACAGCCGAATTGTTATTGATTCTTTGATGATCGTCTGCGGGATTCTCATCGTCCTCGTCAACGGAATCATTGGCCTCAGAGCATCCGCTTTTATTCATAACCCGTACCAATTGCCTGGGACTAttggtggaatttaaaaacatCAATCTGTTCCGTTCTGAGCATTTcgataaaaaagcgcgatatttaaaaataatttaaattgtgaaattgtatttattccaaccgaaatcaaaataaatttgatgttCTCACATAAATCAACTCGTCTTTTTCAATGTGTCGTTACTCAGAAGAAACTTGTTAAAATTGTCACACGAGATAATTGAATTGGCAAACCTGTTACGCAAATAAGTGCAGGAAATCAGCACAACTTTAATTGCATATGCAGTTGTTTTGAGCAGTTTTCAGCTTATGCAATAGTGGACGATGAACGAATAAGGAAACCAACCGGGTAGGCAAATAATGggcaataattaaaaattctgaATTAAATTCCATTCAAGATTTTGAGTCTATCAAGAAGCCTATACAAGAAAACGACCAATGAATGACTCATCAGGTAAAGGACAACTATGTACCGAGTCATCGgaagagaaaggaaaaatgattattacaaaatcaaaaatcaaattaattatttattcataaaaaaaggtaaaaataggaacaaaTAATTTGTACATCGTTTAGAAATATCCAGAGAAAAATTGCTCACAAGATTAGGTAATGAGCTGGTGCCGTACCTAAATTTTCATGACTCAAACAATGTTATCAAAATACTGTACACCCATAGGAAACGTTTATCGCGTCACCTAGACCTCATTATTCACCTCTGTTTATTTAGTTCGTCACGTCAAATGTTACAGTCAAACTTTTATTATCTATAAAGGTTAGGCATACACCAGCCGATACACCGTACAGCGTAGCCGTATAGCCTACGCAATCGCTTGTTACGGTATAAATTAAGAATGTAGAACGGCAGTTGTTCATCAGTTGTTATACAGACTCATTTGAGTTAACTACTTCACTAGTCACTACAAAGTTCCGAGTGTAAAtcttcaatcagaaaaaatggagaaaattcTGGCAGCTGCTGATGGATTCGCCGGTCTTTTGGCTTTCTCCTTGGGGGTAATTaacttattatttaattatacCTATTAAGTAGGctatcattttcttatttaattacTTGATTAATAAAATAGATCTCCGGGTTGGTTGTTTATTCTAATTGGACTCCGGATAATGTCGCCGTTGGCATCTGGGGAGGAATTTATTTACTGGCCTTCGCTGCTCTCCTCTTCATGAAAAtgtaatcaaattattttttgttagagCCTTTGAAACTGTACATAGAATCTAAAATAATGGTTGATCATTTAGGTTGAAAAAGAGTGAAATCGTCATGGGTATGGCGGTGTTGGCGGCTTTGATTGGCGCCACGATGATTGGAATTCATTCGTGGAGTATCGACATGTACCAGCCATTGATTGCCGATTGCAAAATGTACGATTCAATCAATTCGACGTTGCCAAACTCGACGGTAACGATTGGCGAAGAGTATCCAGACATCTTCGAACCAGTCAAAATCTGTGAGTCTCTTATTTCTACCCCTTAATTatatttggagagaaaagataaTGAAGagatttaatttgattattttaaagGTGACAGAACTGCCATCGATTCATTAATGCTCGTCTGCGGTATTCTGGCCGTCGTCGTCAACGGGTTCATTGCCGCCACTGCCTCGTCCATCGCATCTGATTAACATTACATTATTgtgtttaattcatttaactttAATATTTGTAGATTCGTGTAATTGTGATATCAAATGTACTGTGTTTATTAACCCATGACCTTCAAAATTAAACagattttttcttgattatatTTCAATATGTcgttcattttaaattaataagaaTTGATGATGAGTTAAcctcttaaaataaaattgttttccattttattttaatttcctttttttaccaACCGTCCATTATAAGGACATCTAAATATATGTTTGCTTAAGTGCATTCCAGAATTCAACTCAATAGGATTCTGTTATAAATATCTACaaggacaaacaaacaaaacagcgGAACGATATGGCTATACACACACGTCCTTAATGTCATCTTTCAAACAGCACAGATAAGAATGGACGTGTGacatttaaatgtttgaatAGTCACGTAGACAACACCTGATGTTCAAATTGATTGATCACTCTG is a genomic window of Daphnia pulicaria isolate SC F1-1A chromosome 2, SC_F0-13Bv2, whole genome shotgun sequence containing:
- the LOC124326598 gene encoding uncharacterized protein LOC124326598, whose product is MEKILAAADGFAGLLAFSLGISGLVVYSNWTPDNVAVGIWGGIYLLAFAALLFMKMLKKSEIVMGMAVLAALIGATMIGIHSWSIDMYQPLIADCKMYDSINSTLPNSTVTIGEEYPDIFEPVKICDRTAIDSLMLVCGILAVVVNGFIAATASSIASD
- the LOC124326606 gene encoding uncharacterized protein LOC124326606, whose translation is MEKALAISNVFLGLLAFSLQVSAMVLFLSVQDKVATGIWGGILLVIFALSLINKSLNSSGTIRIAVLIVSLIGVMMIALYSWSIHSYHEFIGCHSFFDFVYICPNNSRIVIDSLMIVCGILIVLVNGIIGLRASAFIHNPYQLPGTIGGI